The proteins below come from a single Faecalibaculum rodentium genomic window:
- a CDS encoding flavin reductase yields MIRVDPFTLFDKHWALLTAGTADHFNTMTISWGMLGTLWNKPAATVYVRESRYTLPFMEDSDWFTISFFDESFKKDLGILGSVSGRDQDKIAMTRLHPVAAGEQGQAMGFEEATMTLVCRKLYSQGMDPGDIPQEIKARFYADFDFHRMFVGEVMEVEAQ; encoded by the coding sequence ATGATCCGGGTGGATCCTTTCACGCTGTTTGACAAACACTGGGCATTGCTGACAGCCGGAACAGCGGACCACTTCAACACCATGACCATCAGCTGGGGTATGCTCGGGACGCTCTGGAACAAACCCGCTGCCACCGTGTATGTTCGGGAATCCCGGTATACACTTCCGTTCATGGAGGACTCCGACTGGTTCACCATTTCCTTTTTCGATGAATCTTTCAAAAAGGACCTGGGCATCCTGGGCAGTGTCTCGGGCCGGGACCAGGACAAGATTGCGATGACCCGGCTTCATCCGGTGGCTGCAGGGGAACAGGGCCAGGCCATGGGGTTTGAGGAAGCCACAATGACGCTTGTCTGCCGGAAGCTGTACAGCCAGGGCATGGATCCCGGCGACATCCCGCAGGAAATCAAGGCCCGTTTTTATGCCGATTTTGATTTTCACCGCATGTTTGTCGGGGAAGTTATGGAAGTGGAGGCACAGTGA
- a CDS encoding ketopantoate reductase family protein, protein MTAKTDSPIQTVGIAGRGAIGLLYGMQMRSGGVEPWYIADEERIWRYRQDPVPVNGIPQTFRYLQPGTTGNESAGDSHAGPALDLVLIMTKASGLEGALEEIAPFVDDHTIILSCLNGITSEEIARERYPGNTILRTIVQGMDTVYLHGECHYSHIGEILTGSDGPGQETAVRQVKAFFDSIGMPCRICEDIVREQWNKLMLNCGVNQICAVYGCGYAGAVGEHRELFVRVMEEVRQVALARGIHLGTEDIDRWLTVCEALDGASMPSMAQDIRAGRHTELCLFSGTVVPMAGILGIPVPELSRLQDQILALEAGMEQPSRP, encoded by the coding sequence GTGACGGCGAAGACGGACTCACCCATCCAGACAGTGGGCATTGCCGGCCGTGGTGCCATTGGCCTGCTGTATGGCATGCAGATGCGTTCTGGTGGTGTGGAACCCTGGTACATTGCCGACGAAGAACGGATCTGGCGATATCGACAGGACCCTGTTCCGGTCAACGGCATCCCGCAGACATTCCGGTATCTGCAGCCTGGCACCACCGGGAATGAATCTGCCGGGGACAGCCATGCGGGTCCGGCGCTGGATCTTGTTCTCATCATGACCAAGGCCTCGGGACTCGAGGGTGCCCTGGAGGAAATCGCCCCTTTTGTGGACGATCACACCATCATCCTGTCATGCCTCAACGGCATCACCAGTGAGGAGATCGCCCGCGAACGATATCCCGGAAACACCATTCTGCGTACGATCGTGCAGGGGATGGATACGGTGTATCTCCATGGAGAATGCCACTATTCCCACATCGGCGAAATCCTGACCGGGTCAGATGGACCGGGCCAGGAAACAGCCGTCCGGCAGGTGAAAGCCTTTTTCGATTCCATCGGCATGCCCTGCCGCATCTGTGAGGACATTGTCCGGGAGCAGTGGAACAAGCTGATGCTCAACTGCGGCGTAAACCAGATCTGTGCGGTGTATGGCTGCGGCTATGCAGGTGCGGTCGGGGAGCACCGGGAGCTGTTTGTGCGGGTGATGGAAGAAGTCCGGCAGGTGGCACTGGCCAGGGGCATCCACCTTGGGACAGAGGATATTGACCGGTGGCTGACGGTGTGCGAAGCACTGGATGGTGCCTCCATGCCAAGCATGGCCCAGGATATCCGGGCAGGCAGACACACGGAACTGTGTCTGTTCTCCGGAACGGTGGTGCCGATGGCCGGGATTCTGGGGATCCCGGTGCCGGAACTGTCCCGGCTCCAGGACCAGATCCTGGCGCTGGAAGCAGGCATGGAACAGCCGTCCCGGCCCTGA
- the bcp gene encoding thioredoxin-dependent thiol peroxidase, giving the protein MLEAGTIAPDFTLEDQEGQPVTLSSFRGRPVILYFYPKDNTSGCTTQAQGYTELKPGFDAKDAVVIGISKDSPASHRRFIDKQGLDLILLSDPDHKVNELYDVWKEKSMYGKKYFGTVRSSFLISPEGVILKSGEKVKPKLDPETMLKALDALQDTPGVPGAAGSDGDNA; this is encoded by the coding sequence ATGCTTGAGGCAGGAACCATCGCACCGGATTTCACACTGGAGGACCAGGAGGGACAGCCGGTCACACTGAGCAGTTTCCGGGGCCGCCCCGTCATTCTCTATTTTTATCCCAAAGACAACACTTCGGGATGCACCACCCAGGCACAGGGCTATACAGAGCTGAAGCCTGGCTTTGACGCAAAGGATGCCGTGGTGATCGGCATTTCGAAGGACTCCCCGGCGAGCCACCGCCGGTTTATCGACAAACAGGGACTGGATCTGATCCTGCTCTCGGACCCCGACCACAAGGTGAACGAACTGTATGATGTATGGAAGGAAAAATCCATGTACGGGAAAAAGTACTTCGGGACAGTCCGTTCGAGTTTTCTGATCAGCCCCGAGGGCGTGATCCTGAAATCCGGTGAAAAAGTGAAGCCGAAACTGGATCCCGAAACCATGCTCAAGGCCCTGGATGCCCTGCAGGACACGCCCGGAGTCCCGGGCGCAGCAGGATCCGATGGAGACAACGCATGA
- a CDS encoding amidophosphoribosyltransferase, translating to MSGFFGVASTQSCVLDLFFGTDYHSHLGTRRAGMAVYGKEHGFERAIHNIENTPFRTKFDRDLSKFRGNLGIGCISDFEAQPLLMHSHLGSFAITTVGRINNLEELKDLCFQAGMTHFLEMSSGGINPTELVAALISLKDSFLEGLQFVQEKVKGSLSVLLLTPEGLWASRDRLGRTPVIVGHKESGYCVTFESSAFLNLGYEHVMDLGPGEIVFVTPERLNVMQQPQKDMRICSFLWVYYGYPTSTYEGVNVEVMRNRCGQILARRDATVDVDSVAGVPDSGTAHAVGYANEKQIPFSRPFIKYTPTWPRSFMPTDQSQRSMIAKMKLIPVKDLIRDQRLLLIDDSIVRGTQLGETTEFLYHSGAREVHVRPACPPIMYGCKYLNFSRSTSDYDLITRRVIRDLEGGEPDEATLKRYADPDTPEYAAMCEEIRRRSDFTTLRYHRLDDMIESIGLPRESLCTYCWNGEE from the coding sequence ATGAGCGGATTTTTTGGTGTGGCTTCCACACAAAGCTGCGTTCTGGATCTCTTTTTCGGAACCGATTATCATTCACACCTTGGCACACGTCGTGCGGGCATGGCCGTATACGGGAAGGAACATGGCTTCGAGCGGGCGATTCACAACATTGAAAACACGCCCTTCCGGACGAAATTTGACAGAGACCTCTCCAAGTTCCGGGGTAATCTGGGCATCGGATGCATTTCCGACTTTGAGGCTCAGCCGCTGCTGATGCATTCTCATCTGGGAAGCTTTGCGATCACGACCGTTGGCCGGATCAACAACCTGGAGGAGCTGAAGGACCTGTGTTTCCAGGCCGGCATGACGCATTTCCTGGAAATGAGTTCCGGCGGGATCAATCCCACGGAGCTGGTGGCAGCCCTCATAAGCCTGAAGGATTCCTTTCTGGAAGGACTGCAGTTTGTGCAGGAAAAGGTCAAAGGTTCGCTGTCTGTGCTGCTTCTGACGCCGGAGGGCCTGTGGGCCAGCCGTGACCGGCTCGGCCGGACACCTGTGATCGTCGGACACAAGGAGTCGGGGTATTGCGTGACGTTTGAAAGCAGCGCGTTCCTGAACCTCGGGTATGAACATGTCATGGACCTGGGCCCGGGGGAAATCGTGTTTGTGACTCCGGAGCGTCTGAATGTGATGCAGCAGCCGCAGAAGGATATGCGCATCTGTTCTTTTCTCTGGGTGTACTACGGGTATCCCACGAGCACCTATGAAGGCGTCAATGTAGAGGTCATGAGAAACCGCTGCGGTCAGATCCTCGCCCGCCGCGATGCGACTGTGGATGTGGACAGCGTGGCTGGCGTTCCGGACTCCGGCACAGCCCATGCGGTGGGATATGCCAACGAGAAGCAGATCCCGTTTTCCAGGCCGTTCATCAAGTACACGCCTACCTGGCCAAGGTCGTTCATGCCCACCGACCAGAGCCAGCGGTCGATGATCGCGAAAATGAAGCTGATCCCGGTCAAGGACCTGATCAGGGACCAGCGGCTCCTGCTCATTGACGATTCCATCGTCCGGGGAACACAGCTGGGGGAAACCACAGAATTCCTGTATCACTCCGGTGCCCGGGAAGTCCATGTGCGGCCTGCCTGCCCGCCGATCATGTACGGATGCAAGTACCTGAACTTTTCCCGGTCCACATCCGACTACGATCTCATCACGCGGCGGGTGATCCGCGACCTGGAAGGCGGCGAGCCGGATGAAGCCACGCTGAAGCGGTATGCGGATCCGGATACACCGGAGTACGCCGCGATGTGCGAGGAAATCCGCCGGCGGTCTGATTTCACGACGTTGCGGTACCACCGGCTGGATGACATGATCGAGTCCATCGGCCTGCCCCGGGAGTCTCTGTGCACCTATTGCTGGAACGGTGAGGAGTAA